A single window of Coleofasciculus sp. FACHB-1120 DNA harbors:
- the crtD gene encoding C-3',4' desaturase CrtD produces MPSRHVVVIGAGIGGLTTGALLARRGYPVLVLDQALVPGGCASTFKRKGFTFDVGATQVAGLEPGGIHHRIFRELEIEIPAATPCDPACAVYLPGETEPINVWRDPQKWKEERQRQFPGSEPFWELLATLFRASWAFQSRDPVLPPRNLWDLWQLVSAVRPDTLITLPYTFLTVGDALRGYGLGDNQRLRTFLDLQLKLYSQVDAEETALLYAATALSVSQEPQGLFHLKGSMQVLSDRLVSSLERDGGKLLMRHTVERIHTTNGKATGVVIRNQKTGVVWTEPADHVVANVTAQNLVQLLELEAEKPESANSPSKIQNRYRRRVDKLPPSSGAFVVYLGVDRSAIPSGCPPHLQFLYDYDGPIGENNSLFVSVSHAGDGRAPEGKATIIASSFVDTRNWWQSEDYEQLKQQYTEEAIARLSQFFHLTPETIVHQEAATPRTFARFTARDRGIVGGIGQRVSTFGPFGFANRTPVNHLWLVGDSTHPGEGTAGVSYSALTVVRQIENAKN; encoded by the coding sequence ATGCCAAGCCGTCATGTTGTCGTTATCGGTGCTGGAATTGGTGGTCTCACTACTGGGGCATTACTGGCTCGTCGAGGCTACCCAGTCTTAGTTTTGGATCAAGCTCTGGTGCCTGGTGGATGTGCTTCCACGTTTAAACGCAAAGGATTTACCTTTGATGTGGGAGCGACTCAGGTAGCTGGACTAGAACCGGGGGGGATTCATCATCGGATTTTTCGAGAACTAGAAATTGAAATCCCAGCGGCGACGCCTTGCGATCCAGCTTGTGCGGTGTATCTACCGGGAGAAACCGAACCAATTAACGTATGGCGCGATCCCCAAAAGTGGAAGGAGGAGCGTCAGCGGCAGTTTCCCGGAAGCGAACCATTTTGGGAGCTGTTGGCGACTTTATTCCGGGCGAGTTGGGCGTTTCAATCGCGCGATCCGGTGCTACCGCCGCGAAATTTATGGGACTTATGGCAGCTGGTATCGGCGGTTCGTCCTGATACGTTGATTACTTTGCCCTACACTTTTTTGACAGTGGGAGACGCTTTGCGGGGGTATGGATTGGGCGATAATCAGCGTCTGAGAACGTTTCTGGATTTGCAGCTCAAGCTTTATTCTCAGGTAGATGCAGAGGAAACGGCTCTACTCTATGCAGCGACTGCGTTGAGTGTTTCCCAGGAGCCGCAGGGACTATTTCATCTCAAAGGCAGTATGCAGGTGTTGAGCGATCGCCTAGTCTCCTCTTTAGAGCGAGATGGTGGCAAGCTGTTGATGCGCCACACCGTTGAACGTATCCACACCACAAATGGCAAAGCCACTGGTGTCGTCATTCGCAATCAAAAGACCGGCGTTGTCTGGACAGAACCCGCCGACCACGTTGTTGCCAATGTCACCGCGCAAAATCTGGTGCAGCTGTTGGAATTGGAAGCAGAGAAACCAGAGAGTGCCAATTCTCCATCCAAAATCCAAAATCGATATCGTCGTCGAGTCGATAAATTGCCCCCATCGTCGGGAGCTTTTGTGGTGTATCTAGGTGTCGATCGAAGTGCGATTCCTTCAGGATGTCCGCCTCATTTGCAGTTTCTCTACGATTATGATGGCCCGATTGGGGAAAATAACTCTCTATTTGTCTCCGTGAGCCACGCCGGAGATGGTCGCGCACCAGAAGGCAAAGCAACTATCATCGCCTCTTCCTTTGTTGACACTCGAAATTGGTGGCAATCTGAGGATTATGAACAGCTAAAGCAACAATATACCGAGGAAGCGATCGCTCGCCTGAGTCAATTTTTTCACTTGACACCAGAAACTATCGTCCATCAAGAAGCCGCCACACCCCGCACCTTTGCCCGCTTCACAGCACGCGATCGCGGGATTGTCGGCGGAATTGGTCAGCGAGTTTCTACCTTTGGTCCCTTTGGCTTTGCCAATCGCACACCCGTGAATCATTTGTGGCTAGTGGGAGATTCCACCCATCCCGGCGAAGGAACCGCAGGCGTCAGCTACTCCGCTCTCACCGTGGTGCGCCAAATCGAAAATGCCAAGAATTGA
- a CDS encoding DUF4383 domain-containing protein: MKSTQKFALIVGIFFFLCGVMGFIPAFVKAPTVTPDMAGLGYTSGYGYLLGLFPINVLHNVVHLVVGLLGIFASIALDSSRLYSGVLGIFYGVLTLMGLFPATQSTLGLIPIFGNDVWLHAVTAAIAVYFGFIVTPDLLELSTPQQGGTRNEG; encoded by the coding sequence ATGAAATCAACGCAAAAATTTGCGTTAATTGTCGGCATTTTCTTTTTCCTGTGTGGTGTAATGGGATTTATTCCAGCCTTTGTGAAAGCGCCTACAGTTACGCCTGATATGGCGGGTCTTGGATACACAAGTGGATACGGTTACTTGCTGGGGTTATTCCCCATCAATGTCTTACATAATGTTGTTCACCTTGTCGTAGGACTGCTGGGAATTTTTGCATCCATCGCCTTAGACAGTTCTCGCCTCTATAGTGGAGTCCTGGGAATTTTTTATGGGGTACTAACGCTAATGGGGCTTTTTCCAGCTACCCAGTCAACTTTGGGCTTGATCCCAATCTTTGGCAATGATGTCTGGCTTCATGCAGTCACCGCCGCGATCGCAGTGTACTTTGGCTTTATTGTTACACCGGATTTATTGGAGCTAAGCACACCACAACAGGGCGGTACTCGTAACGAGGGCTAA